A window of the Lolium perenne isolate Kyuss_39 chromosome 7, Kyuss_2.0, whole genome shotgun sequence genome harbors these coding sequences:
- the LOC127311613 gene encoding cellulose synthase-like protein D2: protein MASTNNTNGGVLRHSNSSRLARMSYSGGDRDVHSAAAAPTGTDRPMVTFARRTQSGRYVSYSRDDLDSELDAAGNFSPDRDDEFLSYHVHIPATPDNQPAMDPAISARVEEQYVSNSLFTGGFNSVTRAHLMDKVTDSDASHPQMAGAKGSSCAVRGCDGKVMSDERGLDILPCECDFKICADCFGDAVKNAGALCPGCKEPYKSTEMEDLAGSDRPTLSLPPPPGGGAPASRMERRLSIVRSQKAMTRSQTGDWDHNRWLFETKGTYGYGNAIWPKENEVENNGGGGGGGLGGSDGQPAEFTSKPWRPLTRKLKIPAAILSPYRLLVLIRLAVLGLFLHWRIKHKNQDAMWLWGMSVVCELWFGFSWILDTLPKLCPINRATDLAVLKDKFETPTPSNPNGRSDLPGLDLFVSTADPEKEPPLVTANTILSILAADYPVEKLACYVSDDGGALLTFEAMAEAASFANMWVPFCRKHTIEPRNPDSYFSLKKDPYKNKVRSDFVKDRRRIKREYDEFKVRINGLPDSIRRRSDAYHAREEIKAMKRQREAALDDAVEAVKIAKATWMADGTHWPGTWIQPSAEHMKGDHAGIIQVMLKPPSDDPLYGSNGEEGTPLDFTDIDIRLPMLVYVSREKRPGYDHNKKAGAMNALVRSSAVMSNGPFILNLDCDHYVYNSQAFREGMCFMMDRGGDRLAYVQFPQRFEGIDPSDRYANHNTVFFDVNMRALDGLMGPVYVGTGCLFRRVALYGFDPPRSTEHGGCCSCCFPQKRKIKKSTSSATSEETRALRMADFDDEEMNMSTFPKRFGNSNFLINSIPIAEFQGRPLADHPGVKNGRPPGALTVPRDLLDASTVAEAISVISCWYEDKTEWGQRVGWIYGSVTEDVVTGYRMHNRGWKSVYCVTKRDAFRGTAPINLTDRLHQVLRWATGSVEIFFSRNNALLASRRMKLLQRIAYLNVGIYPFTSIFLIVYCFLPALSLFSGQFIVQALDVTFLTYLLVITLTLVMLAVLEIKWSGINLEEWWRNEQFWLIGGTSAHLAAVLQGLLKVIAGIEISFTLTSKSGAEDENDEYADLYIVKWTSLMLPPIVIMMVNLIAIAVGFSRTIYSEIPQWSRLLGGVFFSFWVLAHLYPFAKGLMGRRGRTPTIVFVWAGLIAITISLLWVAINPPSQNSQIGGSFTFP, encoded by the exons ATGGCatccaccaacaacaccaacggcGGCGTGCTGCGGCACAGCAACAGCAGCCGCCTCGCGCGCATGTCCTACTCGGGCGGCGACCGCGACGTCCACTCCGCCGCAGCCGCCCCCACCGGCACCGACCGGCCCATGGTGACCTTCGCCCGCCGCACCCAATCCGGCCGCTACGTGAGCTACTCGCGCGACGACCTGGACAGCGAGCTGGACGCCGCGGGCAACTTCTCGCCGGACCGGGACGACGAGTTCCTCAGCTACCACGTGCACATCCCGGCCACCCCCGACAACCAGCCGGCCATGGACCCGGCCATCTCGGCGCGCGTCGAGGAGCAGTACGTGTCCAACTCGCTCTTCACGGGGGGGTTCAACAGCGTCACGCGCGCGCACCTCATGGACAAGGTCACCGACTCGGACGCCTCCCACCCGCAGATGGCCGGCGCCAAGGGCTCCTCCTGCGCCGTGCGCGGCTGCGACGGCAAGGTCATGAGCGACGAGCGCGGGCTCGACATCCTGCCCTGCGAGTGCGACTTCAAGATCTGCGCCGACTGCTTCGGGGACGCCGTCAAGAACGCCGGCGCGCTCTGCCCCGGGTGCAAGGAGCCCTACAAGTCCACCGAGATGGAGGACCTGGCTGGCTCCGACAGGCCCACGCTATCGCTGCCTCCGCCGCCTGGCGGCGGCGCCCCCGCGTCCAGGATGGAGCGCCGGCTCTCCATTGTGCGCTCGCAGAAGGCCATGACCAGGAGCCAAACCGGCGACTGGGATCACAACCGCTGGCTCTTCgagaccaagggcacctatggctACGGGAATGCTATCTGGCCAAAGGAGAACGAGGTGGAAAacaacggcggtggcggcggcggcggcctcggtGGCTCCGATGGCCAGCCTGCCGAGTTCACCAGCAAGCCATGGAGGCCGCTCACCCGGAAGCTCAAGATCCCTGCTGCAATCCTTAGCCCATACAG GCTTCTTGTTCTTATCCGCCTGGCTGTTCTTGGTCTGTTCCTTCACTGGAGAATTAAACACAAGAATCAGGACGCAATGTGGCTATGGGGCATGTCCGTTGTTTGCGAACTCTGGTTTGGCTTCTCTTGGATCTTGGATACGCTTCCAAAGCTGTGCCCTATTAACCGAGCAACTGACCTCGCTGTCCTGAAAGACAAATTTGAAACCCCAACGCCGTCAAATCCTAATGGAAGATCTGATCTGCCGGGGCTTGATTTATTTGTGTCCACTGCGGATCCAGAGAAAGAACCTCCATTAGTCACAGCAAACACCATTCTGTCCATCCTTGCTGCTGACTATCCTGTCGAGAAGCTTGCTTGCTATGTATCTGATGATGGAGGTGCTCTTCTCACATTTGAAGCGATGGCTGAAGCTGCTAGCTTTGCTAACATGTGGGTTCCTTTTTGCCGCAAACACACCATTGAACCTCGCAATCCTGACAGCTACTTCAGCCTGAAGAAGGACCCATACAAGAACAAGGTACGCTCAGACTTTGTCAAGGACAGAAGGAGGATCAAGAGGGAGTATGATGAGTTCAAGGTCAGGATCAATGGGTTGCCTGACTCAATTCGTCGCCGCTCCGATGCTTACCATGCCAGAGAAGAAATCAAAGCCATGAAGAGGCAGCGTGAAGCTGCTCTTGATGACGCAGTGGAGGCTGTTAAAATTGCTAAAGCTACCTGGATGGCTGATGGCACACATTGGCCTGGTACCTGGATTCAGCCATCCGCGGAGCATATGAAAGGTGACCATGCTGGAATCATTCAG GTAATGCTGAAACCACCTAGTGATGATCCCTTGTACGGCAGCAATGGTGAAGAAGGCACACCCCTTGACTTCACCGACATCGACATCCGTCTGCCTATGTTGGTCTATGTATCCCGAGAAAAGCGCCCAGGCTATGACCACAACAAGAAGGCTGGTGCGATGAATGCCCTAGTCCGTTCATCTGCTGTCATGTCAAATGGACCTTTCATCCTCAACCTGGACTGTGATCATTATGTTTACAACTCCCAAGCTTTCCGTGAAGGCATGTGTTTCATGATGGACCGGGGTGGTGACCGTCTTGCCTATGTCCAGTTCCCGCAACGGTTTGAGGGCATTGATCCATCAGATCGGTATGCTAACCACAACACTGTCTTCTTTGATGTCAACATGCGTGCACTGGATGGTCTCATGGGACCAGTCTACGTCGGCACTGGTTGTCTATTCCGTCGTGTTGCTCTGtatggatttgaccctccacgctCCACGGAACATGGTGGCTGCTGCAGCTGTTGCTTCCCGCAGAAGCGCAAGATCAAGAAGAGTACTTCGTCAGCTACATCCGAAGAGACACGGGCTTTGCGTATGGCAGATTTTGATGATGAGGAAATGAACATGTCAACATTTCCCAAGAGGTTCGGCAACTCAAACTTCCTCATCAACTCTATTCCAATTGCCGAGTTCCAAGGGCGTCCGCTTGCTGATCACCCTGGTGTCAAGAATGGCCGTCCTCCTGGTGCCCTCACCGTGCCTCGGGACCTTCTTGATGCTTCCACGGTTGCTGAGGCTATTAGTGTCATCTCATGCTGGTATGAAGACAAGACAGAGTGGGGTCAGCGTGTTGGATGGATTTATGGTTCAGTCACGGAGGATGTTGTCACAGGTTACCGGATGCACAACCGTGGATGGAAGTCAGTCTACTGTGTGACCAAGCGTGATGCTTTCCGTGGCACTGCACCCATCAACCTTACTGACCGTCTCCACCAGGTGCTCCGATGGGCTACTGGTTCAGTGGAGATCTTCTTCTCCCGGAACAACGCGCTGCTCGCGAGCCGAAGGATGAAGCTCCTCCAGAGGATTGCGTACCTGAACGTCGGCATCTACCCGTTCACgtccatcttcctcatcgtctacTGCTTCCTGCCAGCGCTGTCCCTCTTCTCGGGGCAGTTCATCGTGCAGGCGCTCGACGTGACCTTCCTCACCTACCTGCTCGTGATCACTCTGACGCTGGTCATGCTGGCGGTGCTCGAGATCAAGTGGTCAGGCATCAACCTGGAGGAATGGTGGAGGAACGAGCAGTTCTGGCTCATCGGAGGAACCAGCGCTCACCTTGCCGCTGTGCTCCAGGGTCTCCTCAAGGTCATCGCTGGCATCGAGATCTCCTTCACGCTGACATCCAAATCCGGTGCAGAGGACGAGAACGACGAGTACGCTGACCTGTACATCGTCAAGTGGACGTCGCTCATGCTCCCGCCCATCGTGATCATGATGGTGAACCTGATCGCCATCGCCGTCGGGTTCAGCCGCACCATCTACAGCGAGATCCCGCAGTGGAGCAGGCTCCTGGGTGGCGTCTTCTTCAGCTTCTGGGTGCTGGCACACCTGTACCCGTTCGCCAAGGGCCTCATGGGGAGACGCGGGCGGACCCCGACCATCGTCTTCGTCTGGGCAGgcctcatcgccatcaccatctccCTCCTGTGGGTTGCCATCAATCCACCGTCCCAGAACTCGCAGATCGGTGGCTCCTTCACGTTCCCGTGA